The nucleotide sequence GTTGAAGTGGAAGTCGGCATGATGTTTGAAGCCGATGATCCTGAAACCGGCGATGTCTTGGTTTATCGCGTAACAGATGTGGCAGACGGCAAGGCCGTAGTAGACGGCAACCATCCGCTTGCCGGCATGAAAATTTTGTTTAAAGCGACAGTTGACGGCGTACGCGATGCGACTGAAGAAGAAATTGCACACGGTCACGTTCACGGCCCGCACGGTCATCATCACTAATTAAGTTGATTGACAATCTAAAAGGTCGTCTGAAAGCAGGATTGGGTTTCTGTTTTCAGACGACCTTTTTATATCCTGCAAACCCATATCCAAATATAGCTGAAACATTCCGAATATAGCTGAAACATTCTGACAACCATCAAAATCAAGCTGCTTCCCTATCGCCTAAAAATTTTGGGATAAGTCAAACTAAGCAGGGAAATCTGGGTCTGAAGGTTTGTTTTCTCTGAATTACGAGAAACATTCAATCCTATTTATATTAAGATTCGGTTTATTGTAAACAGGCGAATTGTATCATGAGCGAACATTTGGAAGAGCAGGCTCTGGGCTTGGGTATTGATTTGGGTTTCCACGACATCGGTGGAATTTATCATGCGACCAAGCCCGAGGTTTTGGAAGGGATTATTAAGGCTTTGCAGCAGGACGGTTTTTCAGACGACCTTTATACGGATACTTTGGTCGCGCATGAAAACGGTCGGGAATCTTTACAACTGCCTGCTGAATTTCATGGCGCGGTTGAAATTTGCTTGGAAGATGAAGCGGGCGGGCGGCAGGTTTTGGCGTTGAACCATGGCGAAAACGGTGTGCTTTGGGTGGCGCTGCCGGCTTTGGCTTGCGGTTATTACACATTGTTTGCAGAAGTAGAAGACATTGTCCGCAAGGTACGGCTGGTGGTTGCGCCGCAGTCGGTTTATCAGCCGAAAATGCTGGAACACGGTTTGCGCATGAACGGGCTGACGACGCATTTGTACAGCCTGCGTTCGCAGCGGAACTGGGGCATCGGGGATTTTACCGATTTACTGAATTTGATGGCGTTTGCGGCGGATAAGCAACTGGATTTTATCGGCATCAATCCGCTGCACGCGCTTTTTAGTGCCAAGCCTGCTTTTGCCAGCCCGTACAGTCCGTCTTCGCGCGAATGGCTCAATCCGATTTATCTGGATGTGGAGAAGGTTGGTGCGTTCTCCTACAACGAAAAGCTGAAAAACTGGCTCAAGCAGCCGAATATCTGCCAGCGCATTGCTGCGTTACGGATTACGGAAACCGTCGCTTATACGGCGGTTTGGGCGTTTAAGCGCGATGCTTTGCAAAAGGCATTTGATGCGTTTGAAAACGACGGATGCGAAGCCGCCAAACAAGAGCGGGCGGCATTTGACGCCTTTGTCGAAGAACGCGGCGAGGCTTTGGAAGGCTTCGGCTTATTTGAGGCGTTGGATCAGTATTACAACCGTTCCGGCGAAGTGGGTTGGCTGTCTTGGCCGTCGGAGTTTCATGATCCGCATGGCGAAGCGGTTCAACGATTTGCACAGGGACACCGCCGCGAAATCCGTTTTTATATGTGGCTGCAATGGCTTTGCGCGGAGCAGTTGCGCGAAGTGAACGAAGCGGCTGCGGCACGCGGCGTGAAGCTCGGAATTTACGGCGATTTGGCGGTCGGCGTGGCTCGCGGTAGTGCGGATACTTGGCTTAACCGTGCTGATTACTGCATGGATATGGCGGTCGGCGCGCCGCCCGATCCGTTCAGCCCGACAGGGCAAAATTGGGATTTGCCGCCGCTCAATCCGATGATGTTGAAGCACACGGGTTATGAGAAGTTCGTCCGACTTTTGCGTGAAAATATGCGGCTTTACGGCATCTTGCGCATTGATCATGTGATGGCTTTATGCCGTCTGTGGTGGGTTGCGGGCGAGACGGCGGACTTTGGCGCGTATGTGCATTACGACGCGGATGTGATGTTTGCCATCCTGGCTTTGGAAAGCCGGCGGAATCAATGCGTGGTCATCGGCGAGGATTTGGGGACGGTACCCGACCAAGCGCGGTATTTGCTGAACCGTTATCAGGTGTTTTCTTATAAGGTCGTGTATTTCAGCAAAGGCTGGCACGGCTTTGAATTGCCCGAAGAATATCCCGAACAGGCGATTACGGTGGTCAGCACGCACGACGTCGCGCCTTTGGCGGGCTATTGGACGGGCAGGGATTTGGATTTGATGTTCCGCTTGGGTACGATTCCCGATGCGGAAACTTTTCAGACGACCTTGGAAGCGCGCGAACACGATAAGGCGGATTTGTTCGATAAGTTGAAACACGCAGGCTGCCTGCCTTCCGACGCCGAGATGTCGTCTGAAATCGACGAAACACTGTTAACCGCCTTGCACCGGTATGCTGCCATGAGCCGCAGCAAATTGTATGCGGTGCAGCTGGAAAACCTACTGGGCATGAGCGACAACCTGAATGTGCCGGGCGTTTCCGAGGGTTATCCCAACTGGGCGCGCAAAATGCCCGTCGCGCTTGAAGATTTTCCCCACAACCGCCTGATGGGCGGCCAACTTGCCATGATTGGAGAGGTACGCATGAAGAAAAACAGCCGGATGAAGCCTTATCACGAGCTTGACCAAGTCGAACGCGACACGGTCGAAAGCCTGTTTCTTGCCACCCACAGCGATTTGTTCGCCTATCTGGGGCGACACCGCCTTGCCGAAGGCGACGAGGTCGTGCGAACCCTGATTCCGAACGCTTGGGGCGTGGATATTGTCAACCGTGAAAGCGGCGAGGTGATTACGTCGTCTGAAAAAGTCGATGAACGCGGATTCTTCGTTGCCGTGCTGCCCGAAGGCGCGCCCGATTACGCTTTGAACGTCCGTTATGCCGAAGATGCCGAGCCTGTGCGCGAAGAAGACCCATACCGCTTCGGATCCGCCCTGAAGGACATGGATTCTTGGTTGCTGGCGGAAGGCAAACACCTGCGCCCTTATGAAACTTTAGGCGCGCATTTTGCCGAAGTGGACGGCGTGAAAGGTGTGAGCTTTGCCGTATGGGCACCGAACGCGCAGCGCGTGTCCGTCATCGGCGAATTCAACCACTGGGACGGCCGCCGCCATGTGATGCGTTTCCACCGCGACAACGGCATTTGGGACATTTTCATCCCCGCCGTCAAACTCAACGCCCTCTATAAATTTGAAATCCGTGATGCCAACGGCGATGTGCGGCAAAAGACCGACCCGTATGCCTTTGGTGCAGAGTTACGTCCGAATACCGCGTCTGTCGTGCGCGGTTTGCCTGAAAAAGTGGAAGCACCCGATTTCCGCGCCCGTGCCAACGCCATTGACGCGCCGATCAGCATTTATGAAGTGCATTTGGGTTCGTGGAAACGCAATCCCGAAAACAACTTCTGGCTGACTTACGAACAGCTCGCCAAAGAATTGGTCGCATACGTCAAAGACATGG is from Neisseria sicca and encodes:
- the glgB gene encoding 1,4-alpha-glucan branching protein GlgB, whose translation is MSEHLEEQALGLGIDLGFHDIGGIYHATKPEVLEGIIKALQQDGFSDDLYTDTLVAHENGRESLQLPAEFHGAVEICLEDEAGGRQVLALNHGENGVLWVALPALACGYYTLFAEVEDIVRKVRLVVAPQSVYQPKMLEHGLRMNGLTTHLYSLRSQRNWGIGDFTDLLNLMAFAADKQLDFIGINPLHALFSAKPAFASPYSPSSREWLNPIYLDVEKVGAFSYNEKLKNWLKQPNICQRIAALRITETVAYTAVWAFKRDALQKAFDAFENDGCEAAKQERAAFDAFVEERGEALEGFGLFEALDQYYNRSGEVGWLSWPSEFHDPHGEAVQRFAQGHRREIRFYMWLQWLCAEQLREVNEAAAARGVKLGIYGDLAVGVARGSADTWLNRADYCMDMAVGAPPDPFSPTGQNWDLPPLNPMMLKHTGYEKFVRLLRENMRLYGILRIDHVMALCRLWWVAGETADFGAYVHYDADVMFAILALESRRNQCVVIGEDLGTVPDQARYLLNRYQVFSYKVVYFSKGWHGFELPEEYPEQAITVVSTHDVAPLAGYWTGRDLDLMFRLGTIPDAETFQTTLEAREHDKADLFDKLKHAGCLPSDAEMSSEIDETLLTALHRYAAMSRSKLYAVQLENLLGMSDNLNVPGVSEGYPNWARKMPVALEDFPHNRLMGGQLAMIGEVRMKKNSRMKPYHELDQVERDTVESLFLATHSDLFAYLGRHRLAEGDEVVRTLIPNAWGVDIVNRESGEVITSSEKVDERGFFVAVLPEGAPDYALNVRYAEDAEPVREEDPYRFGSALKDMDSWLLAEGKHLRPYETLGAHFAEVDGVKGVSFAVWAPNAQRVSVIGEFNHWDGRRHVMRFHRDNGIWDIFIPAVKLNALYKFEIRDANGDVRQKTDPYAFGAELRPNTASVVRGLPEKVEAPDFRARANAIDAPISIYEVHLGSWKRNPENNFWLTYEQLAKELVAYVKDMGFTHIEFLPVSEYPFDGSWGYQATGLYAPTSRFGSPDELRALIKAAHDAGIGVILDWVVGHFPTDDHGLAKFDGTALYEHADPREGYHQDWNTLIYNFGRNEVKNFLQGNALYWIERFGFDGIRVDAVASMIYRNYSRKDGEWIPNQYGGHENLEAIAFLRDTNTMLKEVAPSATEIAEESTSFANVTRQEGLNFSYKWNMGWMNDTLRYMMEDPINRKYHHNKMTFGMMYQYSENFVLPLSHDEVVHGKRSLLGRMPGDCWQQFANLRAYYGFMYGFPGKKLLFMGNEFAQGREWNYSEGLDWFLLDQEGGWHKGVQNFVRDLNHIYKDTAPLYQLDQWPEGFEWLVADDGNNSVFVFERRDREGNRVIVISNFTPVVHDSYRFGVNEAGEYREILNSDDPGYNGSGVSAGQALQTEEIWSHGKPNSLAVKVPPLATVYLYKAAEQSAIEAVDQVKGEA